The genomic stretch AACTGCATCCTGATTAGTCAAACTGCTGTTGCGCAGACTCAAAATGTTGAGCTGAGCTGCTGTGGTGGGACtggctgcaaacacacacacacacacacacacacacacacacacacacatacactgtccGTTATAAAAATATCTTTGTGCACATCTGATATATCAACAAACATAAAGAGATCCATGTTACCAAGCTGCCCGAAATTGAACCGCGTCCCAGATGGTGAGGTCACGCTGGAGCCGGTAGAAAATGGTGAGTTACTGGCCGAGTCCTGCAATCCGCTGATGGAATGCGAGCGCAGCCAATCACGTGCCTCTTCTGGGCGCAGATGCGGTGATGGGGTGTACCTGCACGAAAACATCACAGGTCCTCCAAGTGTCACTGTTTCAGCCATAATAGACTctcaatagtgtgtgtgtgtgtgtgtgtgtgtgtgtgtgtgtgtgtgtgtgtgtgtgtgtgtgtgtgtgtgtgatgtaaaagCTGTTTTTATGTCTAACTGAGCTGATTTACTCAAGATTCACTCAAAATCAGCATGCTAGCAGGAGAAAactacacaacaaaacaaagggACATTATGAAGCTGAACGTAAACATAAAGTGCTGGGAcagcttgcacacacacacacacacacacacacacacacacacacttaatgaaTATGCACAAATGCTTAATAAGTTGATGTAAGCTGGCAATATTGTTTCTAAGGCAGCCTCATCAACTTCTTTTAAAAGAACAGTGTGACAAAAAAAGTCCCCTGTTTTttattagacacacacacacacacacagacacacacacacacacacacacacacacacacacacacacacacacacacacacacttacgcaaATTAAATCAAAAAGCTGTTACATTTGTGGGGTTCAGCAAAAGCATTTAGGCAAAGTAACCACCAAGGGGCGCCAATATATTAATGAATGCAAGGACAAAAGGCAAGCACAGAGGTGTTAGTCAGCACCAGTTAAGCACACAAACACCGTTACCTGTCCTGCTTCCGAGGCAAGGTGTTGCGGCTGAATTTGGGACTAGCAGATGGGGAAGAGAATGGACTAATAGAAGATTTAGGGATTagagtaaaagagaaaaagaaaaagagaatgagagagaggaaaataaacaCTGACTCAATTTCCCAACCTGAACATCACTAACtattaacaacaacacacacacactaaaatattaacacacagactaacatccatgcacacaaatacacaaacacacacgctaacatcaacgcacacacaaacactcactaaCAACACATAGACCCAATACAcgaacaccaacacacaaagactaacatcaacacacaagcacacacacacacacacacacacacacacacacacacacacacactaacagcaacacccaaacacaaaaaaacattaacacatacacacagtaacatcaacacacacacagacacatacacacagtgtaacatcaacacacacacacaataacatcaacacacaaatattatccacaatacacacacagatgcagatcAGCACACACTTCCTGTGTGAATGTCAGTAAGTTGTATATCTGTGTTAAATAAATCAAGCAAACCATTTTCCTTCCCAATAgttccacacacacctcagtcaTCCTGATTAAATACCTctgttaaaggcagggtctccgatttttgagaactgcttcagaaaactgagacgggccgaataataagcaaaaatcaaaacaaaaatcaaaacaaacatgtagccaatgagcagaaaggggcggggcttgtcaatatgcggcggagataGTATGCaatgcgcatgtgtgacattagcagaaagcggttttaacattgacatggaggataaaaacaaagaaagaaagcgaagaaaggcttacgataaggcaagaagtagaacgtgttaatataggatcagctttaaagcgctggagagaactgaaggagcaggaagttggccacatattcacagattggagtttcccgagtcaataactcctgagctaaacgctgttactacacaaataacacctcttttctatcgtagtaatgtagagaggcagctacaaccgcgttttgtgtagtaacagcgtttagctcaggagtttttgactcgggaaactccaatctgtgaatatgcggccgactttacttaagacgccgaggcgcttttttccttctcgataggtgagtaacgttggttttgctttgttacacagaactaatatatgcctttgtcctttacatgattatgcttgtgtgtcatttttgcttgtttgtttatctgcaatcgtattgttcttcccttcagctatgataaagacacttttctttccattagttacctgggttacgtatgtttgtgtggggggagttatcgatacaggggtgggacccgtttgggttaggggtgtgtttgttttggtgattttaaatgtcgacattggctttcaaaaatcggggACTGCACCTttaactatatattatataaagatcACAACTAAATTCTAAAATCCAAAACCTCGAATATAAACACCCTAAATACCCCTGCATCTCACACCCCTGTTTAAAAACCCCATCTGGATCCCTACAATGataaaaaagtttacacacccccaAAAACTTGAACCAAGATAAACCATGTCAGAACTTTTCCCATCTTTCATATGAAATTTCAATatagaaaccttaaaaaaaaaaacttgttttcttccactttcagcttttcctgttagggatcgtcacagcgaatcatctgtttccacctaactctatcctcagcatcctctactctcacaccaattaccttcatgttcacatttaacacattcatatatctcttctttttccttcctcttgacctcttacctggcagctccatctccaacatccttctaccgatataaccatctccctcctctgtacatgtccaaaccatctcaatctatcctctctgtccttgtccccaaaacagcaaACCTgatctgtccctctgatgtgcttgttcctaatcctgtccatcctcgtcccTCGTAAAgacaacatcctcatctctgctacctccatctctgcctcacgtcttttcctcactgctacagtatctaacccatacagcagagctgctctcaatactgtcttgtacacctttccttttaattcttgctgacactcttctgccacacacacaacactcctgacactcttctgtcacacacacaacactcctgacactcttctgtcacacacacaacactcctgacactcttctgccacacacacaacactcctgacccttttctccacccactctaACCCTCCTGTACTGGCCTCCCCACCTCTTTTCCACGCTCCCTGTTGCATTGGATGGTTTACCCCAAAAGCTTAGCCAAAGTGACTGTGCTGACTGTGCTGGAGGTCATCGCCGTGGCAGCAGGACCCGAGATGGACCCTGAGCTGGATTTCTTTAAGCCGAAGAAAACGTGGGAAGGGGCGGAGTCAGAGCTCTGGATTTTGTTCACATGGGGCCGTCATCTGAATCATGAATCAGCATCATGTCATTGAtgacagctatatatggttgttatatgacaataaaagcttcttgacttgactcttctTGACTGCAAAATGATCACTTTTAAACATGAGAGTGAATTtgattggttcattctgaacactgacacaccccAGATTATATACGGGTATTATACAAAGCAACCATAACTTTTTTCTAAAAATCTTCCggattgtttttctctttttatatgTTGTAATTTCACACAGAGACTTGAAGgtctgacatgatttatcttgCTTGAATTTTTAACATCACAATACCCTGCATCTCCCATTCAGAGACCTTTGATGCTTGCTTCTTCTCATCTGACTCTTACCTGTCTGTCTTGGTGCTGCCTGTGCGAGTGATTGGCTGGTGGCTGCTGTCGTGCTGCTTCCCGCTGCTGACTGACATGTCGATGGATTCAGAGCTGGTGTGCATGCTGCTGACTGACGGGTGGCCCCATGTCCCCGTACCCCCGGAGTAACCCGAGCCCGGGCTGGACATCTGCTCGCTGCCCCCTGCAACCAGGCTGCTGCCCACTGAGGAGGAGTCTAGGAGCCCAGAAGAGGGCACAGAGTGGTGTCCTAATGTGGCATGAGGGTTTGAAATGACCACAGAGTTCTTCAGGTTCTCTGAGGCAGTGGCCTGCTTGGCAGCTTTACCTCCAAAAAGTCTAAAATAGACCAGAAGACAAAAATCAATGACATTATAACTCTGTggaaatcacatttaaataattccCTAAACTTTCCAGtccaaattacaaaaaaatatgcACTAGTACGTTACAAGCCACAAGGGGGCAGCagatcacattttatatatcatGGTGTGGACTAAATGTCCACAGATGGATGGGAATATCAGACAGTTTTAGCCTCTTTGTGGGGACATCTGACTGGCATTTTAAAGAAAAGGTCTTTCCTTTTGGTTACTGagattagggttaggtttagattTGGGAATAACAAACAGCAATTAAAAAGATTTCATTTGCTAGGACtgaaaagttgtgtgtgtgtgtgtgtgtgtgtgtacctgcgcAATGTGGGTGATGAAACCTCTGTATATTTACTCCCTTGTCTCGCTGTCTGTGGAATTGTCGAACTTGAGCCAACCACGTTTGCTCTTAAGTTGTCCGCATCAGAGACTCCGCCCTTTTCCTTGTCTGTCTGATTGGTTTTCATGTTGGGGACGGACTCTCGCGTCTTATTggccgagacagacagactgatggTAGGACCTCGGCCACTTGATCCTGATTCGATGCTACTGATGGATGCGCGGTTGTGGGAGGAGCGTGAAGGTCGGGGCAGGCTGCGGTACTGCAGAGTCGACCGGACACCAGGCGTTAGGCCGCTGTCTTCCTGAGTCACCATGGCGCACTCTAGTGTTGACCCTTTCAGACCAGATCTGATTCCACCCACCATCAGAGCTGTGGATTTGGGGATTTTCCCTAGTGTGGCTGAACCACTGATGACCGTGACTCTGCTGACTGTGCTGGAGGTCGCCGCCGTGGCAGCAGGACCCGAGATGGACCCTGAGCTGGGTTTCTTTAAGCCGAAGGAAACACGGGAAGGGGCGGAGTCAGAGCTCTGGATTTTGTTCGCGTGGGGAGAAACGCGACCTTTCTCTGAAACTTTAGCGTCATCTGTTTTAGCTACAAAAGACACAGGgcaaaaataaaagtcttgtaTATTCatcattgtatttttaaaacttttttatgTAATAAAGCCTGCTAGCTAATAAAGtcagcaaatacacacacacagtaatgtaaataaagCCCACACACCTGTCCCATGTGTTTTCATCACGCCTGGTCCTGAGGtaactgtggtgtttttggtgCGTGGCGTCGTCACGCCAACCTGTGCGCTCATGCCCCTCCTCCATGAGCCGGTCTGAGAGACGGCGCCTGCCCTTTTCCCAGATCCTCCCTTATCTGACTCATCTGATATGTCAGAAGGGTTTTGGCGCCATTTTAACCCAGACTccattttcacaccactgtCTGAATTACCGTCAGATTTCTTGACTTCATCGCAGGACCAACTTGAGTGTCGCTCGACTGCCGAATGTTTCTCGGCGTCAGTCACAGGAGAAAGCTAGAAACAGGAGAAAGTAAGGAAAGATTATTTAACAGATATTGGGTTACTTATGtagacacacacgtgtgtgtgtgtgtgtgtgtgtgtgtgtgtgtgtgtgtgtgtgtgtgtgtgtgttcacctggGTGTTCAGAGCTCTGCATgaagcagatgtgtgtgtgtatgagctgaTAGAGGAACTTGTGTTGATGTCATCAGTGTCGATCGTGTCACTAATCCCACTGCTGACGGAGCTGCTGTCATCCCAactgagagagcaagagagagagagagagggagagggagagagagagagagagagagagagagagagagagagagagtgagagagggagagggagagagagagagagagagagagagagagagagagagagagagagagagagagggagagagagagagagggagagagagagcgtgatcAATAAATATGGAAATCACACTAAAGCACTTTCCCCCCCCCGAGTGTGTTACACCGCTCGGTCACGTGAGACGTGCATGAAACACAGCTCGAGAGGACAAACGGGGGTTAAGTCGTGTGATTAGTAAGAAATGGCTGCAGGGCTGGAAAAGtgacaaatacaaagaaaaaaaattcatactGATTTATATTCAATATGGATTTGGATTCATTAgagaaaaaaatcctgtttcaCAACAAATGGGTTCATAAAATccaaaatacacacatcatcatcatcatcatcatcagtttaGTACTAACTGATAGAAGTTACACAAaaattgaaacacacacacacacgcacacacacactacctgtTCAGAGATCCTTGGTTGCCGTGGATACCAGGAACATGAatcacagtgagtgagtgaatagaATGTCGATGCTTCATGGGTTTAGTGCCGAGGTCTCTCTGCTTCTCCGTCTATTTTTGATTCCATCTAGTATTTTCACTTTCCTTCTTTTTATCTCTACCATCTATTCCTtcattctcttctctttcctcttttGCAATCACTCCATTCATCTATTCACTGCTTAAGTTTGCCCCCTCTGTCTCTgactccctctcgctctctcgttTTTCATGTGAAATCTGATCCTCGAGCTGAGTTAACCAGTGAATTgctggccacacacacacacacacacacacacacacacacacacacaaacacacacgcacacacatgtccctacaaacacacagacacacacacacacctacaaacacacagacacacacacacacacacgtccctacaaacacacattgacacacacacaaacacacctacacacacagacacacacaaacactcctacacctacacacacacacagagtcctacaaacacagacacacacaaacacacctacacctacacacacacggtcctacacacacgcacctacattctcacacacaaattcatacacacacactctcacacacatactcgttcctacacacatgcacctactttctcacacacatagaATCCTACgtacaaacacgcacacactcacttacatacacacatacctacaaacacacacatacatacatactacacacacatatactgcaTTTGACCTAAACCAAAGAAATCTCTATGCTCTGGAATCCGAGATTAGTCTCTTCATCTCTGAGTTCAGGGAGCGACGTCAGATCAACAAGGCCACTCGCTTCCCAGTTTGCAAGGTAAGCAGAATGCGACATtacaaaccaacacacacacacacacacacacacacacacacacacacacacacacaggcttcgTCTGGCCGTGTGGAGTGTGTAATGTTAATTAAAGATCAGTGTATCTTTCTGGAACACAAAGCTGTTATTACATCCTGAGCTAAAACGGCACAACCACAACACTCTCCATCTGCCTCACTGCAGCTCTGTCCATTTTTTTCCACCGCTATCTCTCTGTGCCAATTTCTCACTCCATCCACCTCTCTCTATTTcggtctcatacacactcacccgAAAGACCTATTTCGTCTTTTCTGTACGctacaaataatgtaaattttacaaaaaagttttttcttttctagatttgtatttctatgtgtagtgtgtgttccAAGAGAGCAAAGTGTTTATTTCAGGACTGAGGTTTTGTGTCTAAATGCAGCTGTTTTCTATGGGAGGAAaccactgccacacacacacacacacacacacacacatacacacgaagCAGAGTTTTTTCCTTAtagcacacagactctccaatCAACTAACATCTGCTTCAGAAAACCCGCCCTGCCTGACCATTGACCTCTACAAAGAAAAAGTACAGTATCCAGTCACCCATGGCATAGATAACActcacacccgcacacacacccgcacacacacccacacacacacacacacacacacacacacacacacacacacacacacacacacacacacacacacacacacacatacacacacacacacacatacacacacacatacacacacacacacacacagaaacatatacTGTTATGCTTCACTGTCCTAACTGCATTGGTGCATTGGATCACTGACCTGGACTAAACTGGTGAAAAGTGATGACAGCAGCAGATGTGTGTTTCCACTGAGTTATAAGAACTTGTCCAAAACTCTTCAGTTCCTGGATAAGAACCTGTTCTTCCAAACCAGTTACACGGTGTAATGACAGTGAGACGACGGCACACGCGGAATGTGAGGGAACCTCTCATATCAGCAAACACTCACAACAAAACCAGTTGCAATCAGAGTTTCAGCCTTGCATGAAATGTGAttacaggctgtgtgtgtgtgtgtgtgtgtgtgtgtgtgtgtgtgtgtgtgtgtgtgtgtgtgtgtgtgtgtgtgtgtgtgtgtgtgtgtgtgtgtgtgtgtgtgtgtgtgagtgaaagagagagagagacagacagaatctTCTCCCAAACCTCATGGGTGTTTATAGTGTGGAGGTTAACCACAACAtcctgtggggaggaaaaatgaaataaaaaagtaagaacaaagagaaagagtaAGACACAAGACTGGAGCATGTGACAGCTGAATGGATTTCAAAGATCcggaagacatttatttatctccTGCATATATACTCAGATTGAGTTTTTTGCTCCTTCATTTCTCTTCATCGTGATTTATTCGAATTCACACACAGTCGCTTGACTGATAAATGTCGACTTACTATGTTTCTCTATGTTTCATTTGCCTAAATGCCCTCAACCAATCAGAGCACAACATATTGCTCTGAACCAATCAGAGCACAACATACTGCTCTGAACCAATCAGAGCACAACATACTGCTCTGAACCAATCAGAGCACAACATACTGCTCTGAACCAATCCAAGCACAACATACTGCTCTCAACCAATCAGAGCACAACAAACTGCTCTCAACCAGTCAGAGCACTACATACTGCTCTCAACCAATCAGAGCACAACAAACTGCTCTCAACCAGTCAGAACAAAATGTACTGTCCTCAACCAATCACAACACAGCATACTGCTCTCAACCAACCAGAACAGACATATATTTGAATATACCATATCTCAGgcaatcagaacacactgtgCTGAGCTTAGCCAAGACAGCCATGTGAAGTAGACAGTGATAAAGTATGattatgataatgatgatgaaataCCTGTCTGCATCTCCTTGACCAGTCGATACATGCTTCTGCAAAGTTTCTCGCATCAATGCCAGTCCATCTGGGAAGCGGTTCATACGGCGAGAATATATACTCAAACCACCATCAGTCAAgtagctgagagagagagagagagagagagagagagagagagagagagagagagagagagagagagagagatagatgaaTACTTATCACGCATCACTAACCaaaagatataaatatacaagTTCATAAGGAATTAAGTGCGTAATGGAAGTATGAGACTTGAGACTCACCCACTGCTGAGCTCATCAGCATGTGCGTTCTTGGCCAGCACGTCTCCATCACTGACGTAGCCGCTGACGTCCAGCTCGAGCTCCTCTGCACCACGCTCTCCCAGCTCAAGCCCACAGATGGCACTGCTACGTGCTGCTAGCTGCCTGCGCAGAGGAGCAGAGTAAAGGTAGCGTGTGTGACCCAGGGCAGATCCACCCATGCCTCCATGGGCCGGATACCCGTTCCCTGGTGATGGGGCGTCGCCTGCCTGCAGCCTTGGGCTGGATGGACCGATCCGATTGGCCCATGACAGCGGTGCGGCACGAGATGACCGGAAACCACGAGGGTTCATTTCCATGGTGACGCCACTATCAAAAGTTTCCAGAGCGCTGATGAAGACATAAGAGCACAGTTTAAGTTTACTATagatttatgcagaaatatgtGTAACAGAAAGTTTAAATACTGAACAACTAAGTGCAAGGATAACTGATGTGATTCGAATACAGCTTTCAGGTCATCAGTGCGATCAGCAATAGACTATTAATACATCACTGCCCTCTACTGGAAAGTTTATGAACTGCAATTAAACCATATAAATATTGTTCATGTTAATGGTGGTGCTGAAAATGAGTATTTGAAACACCAGTGAATATGAcgaaaattcacacacacacacacacacacacacacacacacacacacacacacacacacacaaacactatttaTAATCTGTGCTTCTAATTTTGCTAGTTTGACAACAACTCCAGTGTGGTTTGACTGCATTGGGAAAATTATCTAAATCATTACCTAATTTAAATGTGAATCAAACCTGCCGTGTATTCTGGGTTGGTTTCTATcaaaacacagacaaatgcTTAACAACATTCCCatgtgtgattaaaaaaaatacttctttgcatgtacctgtgtgttatttgtgtccCCCGTAAACTGGACATGGTTTCTTCCAGGTTCTGTCGAAGGTCTGCAATGTTTTTGACAGTTCTCAGTCTCCTAGTCTCAGGATCTTCACCTGATCAACACAGATCAAAGCCAAAAATGTTAACAAtcctgtctttttgtctgtctacctgttaataataatctgtCTACCCACCTGATAAATCTTCAGTGGATGTCTGATTGGTTTTGCTGAAGCTACCCGACTCTCCGGTGTGTCCCGGGAAGCCTGTTTCTGTGGTGTCGTCCCCATCTGTCTGGGAtctgaaaagagagagatttgtgagtgtgtgtgtgtgcgtgcgtgtgtgtgtgtgtttgtgtgtgatgttattGTAGCGGTGGTCTTACCTGTACATGAATGGTGCTACAGTGGCTGTGTTCGGGTGGTTGTACTGTTGCTGAGGCTGAGGAAGCTGCACACTAACTGTGTTGCTAGCGGTGGACTGGGTAGTTCCTCCATTTCCAACTGAGGCTACGCTGTGATTCTGATTACCTTTTCCCTCTGTAGATGCCAGactggaagaggaagaagagggaCGGCTGTCTACGTGGAAACCGACTCCGCTGCTTAGCCTCATGCTACGTGGCCTTTCGTTGTCTTTACCACAGAGCGGCACTCCTGAGCTTTTAGCTGTGCTTTTACTTCCTGGTTTGGGGATTCCACTATGCATAGAGGCAGCGCTATCTTTCTTGCCGCTGGTTTTGCCTCCTTTGGGAATGAAGCTGGCAATTTTCGAGGTCCTTTTAGGCTCTGCAGCGGTGATGCTAACATCACTTCTGGTAGTTACATCCTCTGTGGATACTGCGTCTCTACTCGCTGACTTTTCAAAAGTGAACATTCTTCTCGAAGTCTCCTTTCCTcgctctttctccttctctttctctctaaccCGCTCTTTCTCTTTGTCACTGTCCTTTTCTTTGTCGCCACCTTTCACTGAGCCCTTTTTGGCCGTTAGAGCCCGGCTAAAGGTGCGCTGTGCAATGCCTTTCAGTGCCATCTTTGGGCTGCTGCTTGTTAGTGCATAGCCGTTAGCTTCCTCCACAGGCTCGGTAGCTTCTACCTTCTCCAACATAAGCGGCATATGCACAGCGCCCTCTGGGGGCGTAGAGGATTTCGAGCCACTTTTACTGTTGAACAGTTTGAGTTTTTCTAACATGGACTTCTGAGGCAGGGATTTAGGAGGTGGGTCAGTAGGAGGGGTCTGTTTGGAAGGGACTTCCCCTTTAACTTGGGAAATAGTGGAGGTAGATGTGTTTTTGGCGCTCAGAGATTTGCTCCTCCAGGGTTTGCTGCTCGAGTTGGGCTGAGGGATGGCTGAACAGGAAGTGGCCGAggaagtggaagaagaagacggCACAGTGCTGGTGACAGCAGACGTGGTTGCCGATGACGATGGAGCGTGCTCAGTCATGCTTGGAGTTTGGGAAGCAATGCCGTCTGATGATTCTGTAAGGAGGAATTGAATAGActttattcgttcattcataAGAAAGCTGCTATTCAACATAAAGCTCAAGTTCCACCATTCAGCATCAGTTCGTCATGCTTTATTTCTTATCTCGTGTCTATCCCAAGAGCTCAGGAAGCCAGTCCGTTACAGCATGACACTATGCACACAGACAACAACGAGGGACAATTTGATTAGCCACTCCTCCTTCCTGCATGTTGGAGGAAACCAGTGAACCCATTTGAAACCCACATGCTTCTAAGGCTCAAACCTAGGATGCTAAAGGTGTAATCTGCAGTGCTGTCAATGTGCCATATCTAAGATGATGTAGACAAACTGCCTCATGTCCAAGGTTTTACATGGTGCAAAACCTTTTCAGTCTAAAGGCCCTAAAGAATAATGAAAGCTTACAGTGGCAGCATTCGGTCAACACACTGTCAGTGTTGAGCCTGACACTGAATTATGGTcttgtttattaatataaagaaGGGAAATGCcataaagaatttaaaaaaatgctttaaaaccaAAGTCCAGACATttacaatatgtttttttaaccaCGTAACCGTAATCCGTTCATTCCCCGAGTGCCAGCTTGAGAACATTCATAAACTGTTTAcgaaagacacacaaacactacaacactaactgAATGCACTAAATCAAAATGCTCTAAATGACATTtataatacatactgtataatgtagCAGAAGTCTAAACTGCAGGAACTGAGAGAATTCTTTGAATAGAGATAATAGAAAGAATTTCTCAGAGGCTGATGACCCAAAACGTAGCAGGTCAGAATTAAcattataataaacagattagTTATGAGCTTGAACTATTGTTCGAGCATCAAACACACATCCATTGTATatgagagcaagagagtgagagagaaaggagaaaaaaaattaaaagtgttCCTTATTACTCACCTCTAAGAAAGAACGAGTTAATAATCCAGAAAATGCAgctattttaaaacaaaatgtgaaaaactcCAGTGTTTCCAGAAAGACAGACTCACTCTCTACACCTCACTAACACGCACACAGCCTCTTATATCCCCCCACCATGGGGTTACaatcttcctgtctgtctgcctgtctgtctgtcagtctgcctgtctgtctgtctctcaattAAAATAAGGTCCAAAAGtacgtaaaaaaaaagtgcaatgaTAAAAGCAATGACTGAAAAGAGTCGGTACTGTGCACACACCAGGTTACTCTCAGGACgacgacgaagaagaagaagaagaagaagaagaagaagaagaagaagaagaagaagaagaagcataaaaaataaagtgaaaaagacaaagactgcataaaaattaatatgaattaaattacat from Tachysurus fulvidraco isolate hzauxx_2018 chromosome 2, HZAU_PFXX_2.0, whole genome shotgun sequence encodes the following:
- the nav2a gene encoding neuron navigator 2 isoform X4; translation: MLMKMSSVILRQWEQNNISMKLIYTDWANHYLAKSGHKQLIKDLQQDVSDGVLLAEIIQVVANEKIEDINGCPKSHSQMVENIDTCLTFLAARGVNIQGLSAEEIRNGNLKAILGLFFSLSRYKQQQQQQQSSLHTHFTQTQTQSAQTHTTSSHGTHASAAQIHRAQAEMQSRTSSESKLLKFSIGQKKTSRLPGPTSRVSAVCVESSPRGSLSSAGNRRSQTFSEKIKPAATQSRESSDGIASQTPSMTEHAPSSSATTSAVTSTVPSSSSTSSATSCSAIPQPNSSSKPWRSKSLSAKNTSTSTISQVKGEVPSKQTPPTDPPPKSLPQKSMLEKLKLFNSKSGSKSSTPPEGAVHMPLMLEKVEATEPVEEANGYALTSSSPKMALKGIAQRTFSRALTAKKGSVKGGDKEKDSDKEKERVREKEKEKERGKETSRRMFTFEKSASRDAVSTEDVTTRSDVSITAAEPKRTSKIASFIPKGGKTSGKKDSAASMHSGIPKPGSKSTAKSSGVPLCGKDNERPRSMRLSSGVGFHVDSRPSSSSSSLASTEGKGNQNHSVASVGNGGTTQSTASNTVSVQLPQPQQQYNHPNTATVAPFMYRSQTDGDDTTETGFPGHTGESGSFSKTNQTSTEDLSGEDPETRRLRTVKNIADLRQNLEETMSSLRGTQITHSALETFDSGVTMEMNPRGFRSSRAAPLSWANRIGPSSPRLQAGDAPSPGNGYPAHGGMGGSALGHTRYLYSAPLRRQLAARSSAICGLELGERGAEELELDVSGYVSDGDVLAKNAHADELSSGYLTDGGLSIYSRRMNRFPDGLALMRETLQKHVSTGQGDADSWDDSSSVSSGISDTIDTDDINTSSSISSYTHTSASCRALNTQLSPVTDAEKHSAVERHSSWSCDEVKKSDGNSDSGVKMESGLKWRQNPSDISDESDKGGSGKRAGAVSQTGSWRRGMSAQVGVTTPRTKNTTVTSGPGVMKTHGTAKTDDAKVSEKGRVSPHANKIQSSDSAPSRVSFGLKKPSSGSISGPAATAATSSTVSRVTVISGSATLGKIPKSTALMVGGIRSGLKGSTLECAMVTQEDSGLTPGVRSTLQYRSLPRPSRSSHNRASISSIESGSSGRGPTISLSVSANKTRESVPNMKTNQTDKEKGGVSDADNLRANVVGSSSTIPQTARQGSKYTEVSSPTLRRLFGGKAAKQATASENLKNSVVISNPHATLGHHSVPSSGLLDSSSVGSSLVAGGSEQMSSPGSGYSGGTGTWGHPSVSSMHTSSESIDMSVSSGKQHDSSHQPITRTGSTKTDSPFSSPSASPKFSRNTLPRKQDRYTPSPHLRPEEARDWLRSHSISGLQDSASNSPFSTGSSVTSPSGTRFNFGQLASPTTAAQLNILSLRNSSLTNQDAVLDTCNEGRLRNSCVSLDEKTRIMSRSASFRDGFEEVHGSSLSLVSSTSSIYSTNEEKSQSEIRKLRRELDASQEKVSALTTQLSANAHLVAAFEQSLANMTIRLKSLTMTAEQKDTELNELRKTIELLKKQNAVAQAAINGVINTPELTCKPERTASVGSVSVQAEMCMRRQHSSDSVSSITSHSSMENTDNCNRKKKKNWVSELRSSFKQAFTKKKSPKSASSHSDIEEMNDSLPSSPKLPHNGSSSSTPMLRNSNSLLPEGLDVEAETVMQLRSELREKEMKLTDIRLEALSSAHQLDQLREAMNRMQSEIEKLKAENDQLKMENQTANGGRVLITSSSITTPSTELAQQNLHESTNLDILLDDSGGGDGSFHKDGQHVKIAVSLQREDAPWKEDCRPRDFLIGCIGVSGKTKWDVLDGVVKRLFKEYIRHVDPVCQLGLSSDSVEAYRIGDVIRPGRAKTPELLPCGYLVGENNTINIKLKGVSSQSTDSLVFEMLIPKPVLQRYVSLLQEHRRLILSGPSGTGKTYLAQRLAEHLTLLEGRTDTHTAIANFSVDHKSSKELRQYLLTVVEQCSVDQSAAPLVIILDNLHHISSLGEIFNGLLNQTRQHCPYIIGTMSQTTSSSPNLQLHHNFRWVLCANHTEPVKGFLGRFLRRKLIETEISSRTRNPELVKIVEWIPRLWHHLNCFLEAHSSSDVTIGPRLFLSCPMDMDGSRIWFTDLWNYSIIPYMLEAVREGLQLYGRRAAWDDPARWVIETFPWRSSSKQPDWPALLKLRPEDVGLDGGSTSKEGATKQSIQSDSDADPLMNMLMRLKEAANCSSTQSYDSDSNSNSHHDDILDSSLESTL